In Sphingobacteriaceae bacterium, one genomic interval encodes:
- a CDS encoding NADH-quinone oxidoreductase subunit D, whose product MSKDNNSDTIFQNEERELSTLNLGPTHPATHGIFQNILKMDGEIIHEATPTVGYIHRAFEKLAERRPFNQITPITDRLNYCSSPINNMGWEMTVEKLLKVQVPKKVDYMRVIIMELARIADHLICNSVIGVDTGAMTGFLYIFQWREKIYDIYESICGARLTTNIGRIGGFEKDWKPETWKMIHEFVDGYPKALTEFSNLLERNRIFMDRTVNCGPISAERALAYSFTGPNLRAAGVDYDVRVMNPYSSYQDFKFDIPVGISGDTYDRFMVRQFEMWNSLEIIRQAIKNMPKDEPCHANVPEFFLPPKEEVYNNMEALIYHFKIVMGETDIPKGEVYHAVEGGNGELGFYLVSDGGRTPFRLHFRRPCFIYYQAYPEMIKGSMLSDAIITMSSMNVIAGELDA is encoded by the coding sequence ATGAGCAAAGACAATAATTCAGATACCATTTTTCAAAACGAAGAAAGAGAATTATCTACCCTGAATCTTGGTCCAACGCATCCTGCCACACATGGTATTTTTCAAAACATTCTTAAAATGGATGGTGAAATTATTCATGAGGCAACACCAACCGTAGGATATATACACAGAGCATTTGAAAAATTAGCAGAACGCAGACCGTTTAATCAGATTACTCCAATTACCGATCGTTTAAATTATTGTTCATCGCCAATTAATAATATGGGTTGGGAAATGACTGTTGAAAAATTACTCAAAGTACAGGTTCCTAAAAAAGTAGATTACATGCGTGTGATTATAATGGAATTGGCGCGTATAGCCGACCATTTAATCTGTAATTCAGTTATAGGAGTTGATACCGGAGCTATGACCGGCTTCTTATATATTTTTCAGTGGCGGGAAAAAATTTACGATATCTATGAAAGTATTTGTGGAGCTCGCTTAACTACAAACATAGGTCGTATTGGTGGATTTGAAAAAGATTGGAAACCGGAAACCTGGAAAATGATTCATGAGTTTGTCGATGGCTATCCTAAAGCTTTAACTGAATTCTCAAATTTATTAGAGCGTAATAGAATATTTATGGACCGCACGGTAAACTGCGGACCGATATCTGCTGAAAGAGCGCTTGCTTACAGTTTTACCGGCCCCAATTTGAGAGCTGCAGGTGTAGATTATGATGTTCGTGTAATGAATCCATATTCTTCCTATCAGGATTTTAAATTCGATATTCCGGTTGGAATTAGTGGAGATACATACGACCGTTTTATGGTTCGTCAATTCGAAATGTGGAATTCTTTGGAAATTATTCGTCAGGCCATAAAAAATATGCCCAAAGACGAACCTTGTCATGCAAATGTGCCCGAGTTTTTCCTACCACCAAAAGAAGAAGTTTACAATAACATGGAAGCGCTTATCTATCATTTCAAAATTGTAATGGGAGAAACGGATATTCCTAAAGGAGAAGTTTATCATGCAGTGGAAGGCGGAAATGGAGAATTAGGTTTTTATTTGGTTAGTGATGGTGGCAGAACGCCGTTCCGCTTACATTTCAGAAGACCTTGTTTTATTTATTATCAAGCTTATCCTGAAATGATAAAAGGAAGTATGTTAAGTGATGCAATTATTACTATGAGTAGCATGAATGTAATTGCCGGAGAATTGGATGCGTAA
- the nuoH gene encoding NADH-quinone oxidoreductase subunit NuoH yields the protein MIAFVIYKFIVCVVVFGLSLGVAAYSTWWERKLSALLQDRVGPNRAGPMGLLQPLADGGKMFFKEEIIPNVSNKFLFILGPSMFMVTALLTGAVIPWGKSFTSEAGVTYSFQITDINIGVLYLLGVVSIGVYGIMIGGWASNNKYALLGAIRASSQMISYEIAMGISVIALIITAGGTLSLAEIVEQQDAGYANVVWQPLGFLIFFICALAETNRAPFDLPECESELVGGFHTEYSSMKLGLFLFAEYINMFVSSAVMAAFYFGGYNFPFASELYSALGLQEGSWLITLIGFGAFFTKICIFISVFMWIRWTLPRFRYDQLMNLGWKVLLPLSLLNLGITVIVEYFRGHITF from the coding sequence ATGATAGCATTTGTAATTTATAAATTTATTGTTTGTGTGGTGGTATTTGGCCTTTCATTAGGCGTTGCCGCATATTCCACTTGGTGGGAACGCAAGCTTTCTGCCTTATTGCAAGATCGTGTGGGGCCAAACCGCGCTGGTCCAATGGGTTTATTACAACCTTTAGCGGATGGCGGTAAAATGTTTTTTAAAGAAGAAATTATTCCAAACGTGAGTAATAAGTTTTTATTTATACTCGGGCCAAGTATGTTTATGGTAACTGCATTACTTACCGGAGCAGTTATTCCCTGGGGAAAATCATTCACTTCAGAGGCCGGTGTTACTTATTCATTTCAGATTACAGACATCAATATCGGCGTATTATATTTATTAGGCGTGGTTTCTATTGGAGTATATGGCATTATGATTGGCGGATGGGCATCTAATAATAAATATGCTTTATTAGGTGCAATCAGAGCTTCATCGCAAATGATTAGTTATGAAATTGCCATGGGCATTTCAGTAATAGCTTTAATCATTACTGCCGGTGGAACTTTAAGTTTGGCGGAAATTGTAGAACAACAGGACGCCGGATACGCAAACGTAGTGTGGCAACCTTTAGGATTTTTAATCTTTTTTATCTGCGCCTTAGCAGAAACCAATCGAGCCCCTTTTGATTTACCGGAATGTGAAAGTGAATTGGTGGGTGGATTTCATACCGAGTATTCTTCTATGAAACTAGGATTATTTTTATTTGCCGAATACATTAATATGTTTGTTTCTTCAGCGGTAATGGCGGCCTTTTATTTTGGAGGATATAATTTTCCTTTTGCCTCGGAATTATATAGTGCTTTGGGCTTGCAAGAAGGATCATGGTTAATTACCTTAATCGGATTTGGAGCCTTCTTTACAAAAATATGCATTTTCATTTCCGTATTTATGTGGATAAGATGGACACTTCCGCGTTTCAGATATGATCAATTGATGAATTTGGGATGGAAAGTTTTATTACCGCTTTCACTTTTAAATTTAGGAATAACTGTGATTGTAGAATATTTCAGAGGGCACATCACTTTTTAA
- the nuoI gene encoding NADH-quinone oxidoreductase subunit NuoI: protein MQLTNRSKVVSNKTQTAMEKLYLPAIAKGMLITASHLFKRRATVMYPEEIRTMAPVYRGTHVLKRDENGAERCTACGLCALACPAEAITMESAERKKGEEGLYREEKYARTYEINMLRCIFCGLCEEACPKEAIFLTDRMVDAEYEREDFIYGKNKLVEKTDKRIDVSKRQTPEVAAFKKIPGLKHNSMWEGKQINKGKH from the coding sequence ATGCAATTAACCAATAGAAGTAAGGTAGTTTCAAATAAAACTCAAACAGCAATGGAGAAATTATATCTTCCTGCCATTGCAAAGGGAATGTTGATTACTGCAAGTCATTTATTTAAACGTCGCGCTACGGTTATGTATCCGGAGGAGATTAGAACTATGGCTCCTGTGTATCGTGGCACACACGTTTTGAAACGTGATGAAAACGGTGCGGAGCGTTGTACGGCTTGCGGATTATGTGCGTTAGCTTGTCCGGCTGAAGCGATTACCATGGAAAGTGCAGAACGTAAAAAAGGAGAAGAAGGATTATACAGAGAAGAGAAATATGCGCGTACGTATGAAATAAACATGTTGCGCTGTATTTTCTGCGGCTTATGCGAAGAAGCTTGTCCGAAAGAAGCAATATTTTTAACTGACCGTATGGTGGATGCTGAATATGAGCGGGAAGATTTTATTTATGGGAAAAATAAATTAGTAGAGAAAACCGATAAACGAATTGATGTGAGTAAACGTCAGACTCCAGAGGTAGCGGCATTTAAAAAAATCCCGGGCCTAAAACACAATTCAATGTGGGAAGGAAAACAAATTAATAAAGGAAAACATTAA
- a CDS encoding NADH-quinone oxidoreductase subunit B gives MAKSPQGLEGPGFFVSKLEDVIGLARANSLWPLPFATSCCGIEFMATMASDYDLGRFGAERLSFSPRQADLLMVMGTIAKKMGPTLRQVYEQMAEPKWVLSVGACASSGGIFDTYSVLQGIDRIIPVDVYVPGCPPRPEQIIEGILKIQELAKNESFRRRNSDEYKKLLNSYGME, from the coding sequence ATGGCAAAGAGTCCGCAAGGCCTTGAAGGCCCGGGCTTTTTTGTTTCTAAATTAGAAGATGTAATCGGATTAGCAAGAGCCAATTCTTTATGGCCACTTCCATTTGCAACTTCCTGTTGCGGTATTGAATTCATGGCTACCATGGCTTCTGATTACGATTTGGGGAGATTTGGCGCTGAGCGTTTAAGTTTCTCTCCTAGACAAGCTGATTTATTAATGGTAATGGGAACTATTGCAAAAAAAATGGGACCAACGCTTCGTCAGGTATATGAACAAATGGCCGAACCAAAATGGGTACTTTCTGTTGGTGCTTGCGCAAGTAGCGGAGGAATTTTTGACACGTACAGTGTTTTACAAGGAATTGACAGAATAATTCCAGTAGATGTATATGTGCCGGGATGTCCACCTCGACCGGAGCAAATTATTGAAGGCATTTTGAAAATTCAGGAATTAGCCAAGAATGAATCGTTCCGCAGAAGAAACTCAGATGAGTATAAAAAGTTATTGAATAGTTACGGAATGGAATAA
- a CDS encoding four helix bundle protein, with product MNKNDLINRTKKFAIETIQFVNTLPKSKSNDVVTYQILKSATSVAANYRASLRGRSKAEFISKLNIVLEEADESMFWFELIDATNDNIDKNKLKNLHKESDELSAIFTSSIKTARKNLTSKN from the coding sequence ATGAATAAGAATGATTTGATAAATAGGACTAAAAAATTTGCAATTGAAACCATTCAATTTGTTAATACCTTACCTAAATCTAAATCAAATGATGTGGTTACATATCAAATATTGAAATCTGCGACTTCAGTTGCAGCAAATTATAGAGCATCATTGAGAGGAAGATCAAAAGCCGAATTCATTTCAAAATTAAATATTGTTTTAGAGGAAGCTGATGAATCAATGTTTTGGTTTGAATTAATTGATGCGACTAATGACAATATTGATAAAAACAAATTAAAAAATTTGCATAAGGAAAGTGATGAGTTATCGGCAATATTTACATCTTCAATAAAAACAGCTAGAAAAAATCTAACTTCTAAAAACTAA
- the nuoL gene encoding NADH-quinone oxidoreductase subunit L — MIKLVGLVPLFPLIGFLINGFFGKKISKSLSGSIASISVLASFVLSILIFMELNGSAEKSHVINLFSWISSGSLNIPFEFLVDPLSSWFLLIITGIGFLIHIYSIGYMHDDEGFSRFFTYLNLFVFFMLLLVLGNNYLIMFIGWEGVGLCSYLLIGFWFKNTAYNNAARKAFVMNRIGDLGFLLGIILIFVTYGSISYGEVFAKAGTVNTSVVTTIALLLFIGAMGKSAQLPLYTWLPDAMAGPTPVSALIHAATMVTAGIFMVTRSNIFYSISDTAAMVVAVVGAATGLFAATIGLLQNDIKKILAYSTVSQLGLMFLALGVGAYSSAVFHVTTHAFFKALLFLGAGSVIHAMGGEQDIRKMGGLKGHIKITFLTMLIGSIAISGIPPFSGFFSKDELLAHVYEHNKVLWIIGTITSMLTAFYMFRMMFITFFGKFRGTHEQEHHLHESPSTMTIPLIVLAILSVLGGLLGLPEFWGMPNWMHHHLDEIILRKNPSIMHHDTEWMLMGIAVAGALAIIYFAYNMFIKSGVLPVQKEEQLKPWQRLIYNKYKVDEIYDALIRKPLDILSEVFHKFIDLAMIDGIVNGVGAAVRGLGSGIRLLQQGNIGFYVVGMVLGVVCIILLTFLI; from the coding sequence ATGATAAAATTAGTCGGACTAGTACCATTATTTCCTTTGATTGGTTTTTTAATCAACGGATTTTTTGGCAAGAAAATAAGTAAATCGCTAAGCGGTAGTATAGCTTCTATTAGTGTACTCGCATCATTTGTGCTTTCTATTTTAATTTTCATGGAACTAAATGGCTCTGCCGAAAAATCTCATGTTATCAATCTTTTTTCATGGATTAGTTCAGGCTCTTTAAATATTCCTTTTGAATTTTTAGTTGATCCGCTTTCTTCTTGGTTTTTACTTATTATCACCGGAATTGGTTTTTTAATTCATATTTATTCTATTGGTTATATGCACGATGATGAGGGATTCTCCCGCTTCTTCACGTATTTAAACCTATTTGTGTTTTTCATGCTCCTGTTGGTTTTAGGAAATAATTATTTAATCATGTTTATTGGTTGGGAAGGGGTTGGTCTTTGCTCTTATTTACTCATTGGGTTTTGGTTTAAAAATACAGCCTATAATAATGCAGCAAGAAAAGCATTTGTGATGAACCGCATAGGAGATTTAGGTTTTCTATTGGGAATCATTTTAATTTTTGTTACTTATGGAAGTATTTCTTATGGGGAGGTTTTTGCAAAAGCAGGTACAGTAAATACTTCGGTGGTTACCACCATAGCCTTATTATTATTTATTGGCGCAATGGGAAAATCAGCCCAATTGCCATTATACACCTGGTTGCCTGATGCTATGGCGGGTCCAACTCCTGTATCCGCTTTAATACATGCGGCCACTATGGTTACTGCCGGTATTTTTATGGTTACCCGCTCAAATATATTTTACTCCATTTCGGATACTGCAGCCATGGTTGTTGCCGTTGTAGGAGCAGCTACCGGGTTATTTGCTGCTACTATTGGTTTATTGCAAAACGACATTAAAAAAATATTAGCATACTCAACCGTTTCTCAATTGGGATTAATGTTTTTGGCTTTGGGTGTTGGCGCATACAGCTCAGCTGTATTCCACGTTACAACTCACGCATTTTTTAAGGCGCTTCTTTTCTTAGGAGCAGGTTCTGTTATACATGCCATGGGTGGTGAACAGGATATCAGAAAAATGGGCGGCTTAAAGGGTCATATTAAAATTACATTTCTAACTATGCTCATTGGTTCTATTGCCATAAGTGGTATTCCTCCATTCAGTGGTTTTTTTAGTAAAGATGAGTTGTTAGCGCATGTGTATGAACATAACAAAGTACTATGGATTATAGGAACAATCACTTCTATGCTTACTGCTTTTTACATGTTCAGAATGATGTTTATCACTTTCTTTGGAAAGTTTAGAGGAACTCACGAACAAGAACATCATCTTCACGAATCGCCATCAACTATGACAATCCCTTTAATTGTGTTAGCAATATTGTCGGTATTAGGCGGACTGTTAGGATTGCCTGAATTTTGGGGAATGCCAAATTGGATGCATCACCATTTGGATGAGATTATTTTACGCAAAAACCCAAGCATTATGCACCATGATACAGAATGGATGCTTATGGGTATTGCGGTGGCAGGTGCTTTAGCAATTATTTATTTTGCCTATAATATGTTTATTAAGTCCGGAGTACTTCCGGTTCAAAAAGAAGAACAACTTAAACCTTGGCAAAGGCTGATTTATAATAAGTATAAAGTAGATGAAATTTACGATGCGCTTATCCGTAAGCCTTTGGATATATTATCCGAAGTGTTTCATAAATTTATTGATTTAGCCATGATTGATGGAATTGTGAATGGCGTAGGGGCGGCGGTAAGAGGACTTGGATCCGGCATACGATTACTACAACAAGGTAACATTGGTTTTTATGTTGTAGGCATGGTGCTTGGTGTTGTTTGTATAATATTATTAACCTTTTTAATTTAA
- a CDS encoding (2Fe-2S)-binding protein has translation MKVTIDGIEIDVPKGTTILQAARMIGPEVAPPTMCYYSKLKTSGGYCRTCIVKVTQGSSANPNPMPKPVASCRTEVMDGMVVENVTNPDILEARKGVVEFLLINHPLDCPVCDQAGECKLQDLGYEHGSAKTRFEFKRREYEMIDIGDKIKLHMNRCILCYRCVKTAEQFTDGRVHGVVHRGDAAEISTYIEKFITNDFSGNVIDVCPVGALTDKTFRFKQRVWFTKPMDAHRDCPTCSGKVRLWLKGEDVARVTSRKDQWDEVKDTDDGKPGFICNSCRYDHKKKSDWVIEGPTHIDRHSVISQGHYEHLNELKTKILKQQKALGFIPFDKRP, from the coding sequence ATGAAAGTAACAATAGATGGTATAGAAATTGATGTTCCTAAGGGAACAACTATACTTCAAGCCGCCCGAATGATTGGCCCTGAAGTTGCACCTCCAACCATGTGCTATTATTCAAAATTAAAAACTAGCGGTGGCTATTGCCGAACTTGTATTGTAAAAGTTACACAAGGTAGTTCTGCTAATCCAAATCCTATGCCTAAACCCGTGGCAAGTTGTCGTACGGAAGTAATGGATGGAATGGTAGTAGAAAATGTTACTAATCCTGATATTTTAGAGGCAAGAAAAGGAGTGGTAGAATTTTTATTAATTAATCATCCGCTTGATTGTCCGGTGTGTGACCAAGCCGGAGAATGTAAGTTACAGGATTTAGGTTACGAACACGGTTCTGCTAAAACACGTTTTGAATTTAAACGTCGCGAATACGAAATGATTGATATCGGTGATAAAATTAAACTGCACATGAATCGTTGCATTTTATGTTATCGTTGCGTTAAAACGGCCGAACAATTTACAGATGGAAGAGTTCATGGTGTCGTACACAGAGGAGATGCGGCAGAAATTTCTACTTACATCGAAAAATTTATTACCAATGATTTTTCCGGAAATGTGATTGATGTTTGTCCGGTTGGTGCATTAACTGATAAAACTTTCCGTTTCAAACAAAGGGTTTGGTTTACTAAACCTATGGATGCACATCGTGATTGTCCAACTTGCTCAGGAAAAGTTAGATTATGGCTAAAAGGTGAAGATGTTGCTCGGGTAACGTCTCGCAAAGATCAGTGGGATGAGGTGAAAGATACGGATGATGGAAAACCGGGATTTATTTGTAATTCATGTCGCTACGATCACAAGAAAAAAAGTGATTGGGTAATCGAAGGTCCAACGCACATCGACAGACACTCGGTTATTTCACAGGGCCATTACGAGCACTTAAACGAATTAAAAACAAAAATACTTAAGCAACAAAAAGCATTAGGCTTTATTCCTTTTGATAAAAGACCGTAA
- the nuoF gene encoding NADH-quinone oxidoreductase subunit NuoF: MGKKLLIHNDHIPNIHTLAVYKENGGYASVEKALKHMTPDQVTDEVKKSGLRGRGGAGFPTGLKWSFLAKPEGVPRYLVCNADESEPGTFKDRYLMEKIPHALIEGMITSSYALGAARSYIYIRGEYFYVARILETAIEEAYAAGFLGKNILGTNYSLELSVQVGGGAYICGEETALLESLEGKRGNPRIKPPFPAVAGLWGCPTVVNNVETIAAVCPIVMMGGEEYAKIGIGKSTGTKLISASGHINKPGVYEIELGVPVEEFIYSEEYCGGIRNGKKLKAVVAGGSSVPILPTELILKTAKGEPRLMTYESLADGGFQTGTMLGSGGFIVMDEDTSIVKNLFTFARFYHHESCGQCSPCREGTGWMEKILKKFLNGTATESDVELLWDIQSKIEGKTICPLGEAAAWPVAAAIRHFKHEFIEIAKSKKFVDVSHYNRLNKASV, from the coding sequence ATGGGCAAAAAATTATTAATACATAACGATCATATACCAAACATTCACACTTTAGCTGTTTATAAAGAGAATGGCGGATATGCATCTGTAGAAAAAGCATTAAAGCACATGACCCCTGATCAGGTAACGGATGAGGTAAAAAAATCCGGCTTGCGGGGTAGGGGTGGTGCTGGATTTCCAACCGGATTAAAATGGAGTTTTTTGGCTAAGCCGGAAGGCGTTCCTCGTTATTTGGTTTGCAATGCCGATGAGTCGGAGCCGGGGACCTTCAAAGACCGTTATCTGATGGAAAAAATTCCACATGCATTGATTGAGGGAATGATTACTTCATCATATGCTTTGGGTGCTGCACGATCATATATTTATATCAGAGGCGAATATTTTTATGTGGCTAGAATTTTAGAGACCGCAATTGAAGAAGCATATGCCGCAGGATTTTTAGGAAAAAATATTTTAGGAACAAATTACTCGCTTGAACTTTCAGTACAAGTTGGAGGAGGAGCATATATTTGCGGAGAAGAAACTGCCTTGTTAGAATCATTAGAAGGAAAAAGAGGTAATCCACGTATTAAACCACCCTTTCCTGCTGTGGCCGGATTATGGGGTTGTCCAACAGTAGTAAATAATGTGGAAACCATTGCTGCTGTTTGTCCAATTGTAATGATGGGCGGAGAAGAATATGCAAAAATTGGTATTGGCAAATCAACAGGAACTAAATTGATTTCTGCTTCTGGCCACATCAATAAACCGGGCGTGTATGAAATTGAATTGGGCGTACCGGTGGAAGAATTTATTTATAGTGAAGAGTATTGCGGTGGAATACGCAACGGAAAAAAATTAAAAGCAGTAGTTGCAGGGGGTTCATCTGTTCCTATTTTACCCACCGAATTAATTTTAAAAACTGCCAAAGGCGAACCTCGTTTAATGACCTATGAAAGTTTGGCCGATGGAGGATTCCAAACCGGTACCATGTTAGGTTCAGGTGGATTTATAGTAATGGATGAAGATACCAGCATCGTAAAAAACTTATTTACATTTGCTCGCTTTTATCATCACGAATCCTGCGGTCAGTGTTCGCCTTGCCGAGAAGGTACAGGTTGGATGGAAAAAATATTGAAGAAGTTTTTAAATGGCACAGCTACTGAAAGTGATGTTGAATTACTTTGGGATATACAAAGCAAAATTGAAGGAAAAACAATTTGCCCATTGGGAGAGGCAGCGGCATGGCCTGTTGCTGCAGCCATTCGTCATTTTAAACACGAGTTTATCGAAATCGCAAAAAGCAAAAAGTTTGTAGATGTTAGTCATTATAATAGATTAAATAAAGCGAGTGTTTAA
- a CDS encoding NADH-quinone oxidoreductase subunit A codes for MNASSPLDYLPVVLMFLVAMGFVVTTIVATHLLGPKRKTKIKLDSFECGIEAQGNARVPFAIKYFLVAILFVLFDVEVIFMYPWAVNYRELGMTGVIEVFSFIILLLVGFYYMLSKKAIKWEE; via the coding sequence ATGAACGCTTCTTCGCCTTTAGATTATCTTCCGGTTGTATTAATGTTTTTAGTAGCCATGGGCTTTGTGGTTACTACTATTGTGGCCACTCACCTTTTAGGGCCTAAAAGAAAAACAAAAATTAAGTTGGATTCCTTTGAATGTGGTATTGAAGCGCAAGGCAACGCCCGCGTACCATTCGCTATTAAATATTTTCTAGTTGCTATCTTATTTGTATTATTTGATGTGGAGGTGATTTTCATGTATCCATGGGCCGTGAATTATAGGGAATTAGGAATGACTGGTGTGATAGAGGTATTTAGTTTCATCATTTTATTATTAGTTGGATTTTATTATATGCTTTCGAAAAAAGCAATTAAGTGGGAAGAATAA
- the nuoK gene encoding NADH-quinone oxidoreductase subunit NuoK — protein MSINYYLLLSAVLFIIGAVGVMARRNSIIIFMCIELMLNAVNLLLVAFSTLHGDAKGQVFVFFIMAVAAAEVAVGLAILSMIYRNVKSIDTNLLSNLKN, from the coding sequence ATATCCATAAATTATTATTTGCTGTTAAGCGCAGTGTTATTTATAATAGGTGCCGTTGGTGTAATGGCTCGCCGTAACTCCATTATTATTTTTATGTGTATTGAATTAATGCTTAATGCAGTTAATTTATTACTGGTAGCATTTAGTACTTTGCACGGAGATGCAAAGGGGCAAGTTTTTGTATTTTTTATTATGGCGGTTGCGGCAGCTGAAGTGGCCGTTGGATTGGCAATTCTTAGCATGATTTATAGGAACGTGAAGAGTATTGACACAAATCTCCTAAGTAATTTAAAAAATTAA
- a CDS encoding NADH-quinone oxidoreductase subunit J produces MLGYTITQWLFGILSFLAIMFALMVVFSRNPVNSVLYLVLTFFCIAGHYILMNAQFLAIVHIVVYAGAIMVLFLFVIMLMNLNKDTEPQKTGLSKIIAAVAGGLMLFVMVGSLKGAEQLNLYTYGSSQIGTVKNLGKVLFSEFLFPFEVASILLLAAMVGAIMIGKKEIR; encoded by the coding sequence ATGTTAGGTTATACAATTACACAATGGTTATTTGGAATACTTTCCTTTTTGGCAATTATGTTTGCCTTAATGGTAGTTTTTAGCCGAAATCCGGTGAATTCAGTTTTGTATCTGGTTCTTACATTTTTTTGTATTGCCGGACATTATATTTTAATGAATGCGCAATTTTTAGCTATAGTTCACATCGTAGTTTATGCAGGAGCCATTATGGTTTTATTCCTTTTCGTAATCATGCTCATGAATTTAAACAAAGATACAGAACCTCAAAAAACCGGATTGTCTAAAATTATTGCAGCTGTTGCAGGGGGCTTAATGCTTTTTGTGATGGTTGGAAGTTTGAAAGGAGCTGAGCAACTGAATTTATATACGTATGGTTCTTCCCAAATAGGTACCGTTAAAAATCTAGGAAAAGTTTTATTTAGCGAATTTTTATTCCCGTTCGAAGTAGCGTCCATTTTATTACTGGCTGCAATGGTTGGGGCAATTATGATTGGTAAAAAAGAAATACGCTGA
- the nuoE gene encoding NADH-quinone oxidoreductase subunit NuoE yields the protein MGSQVHGTQTFDKKKRDEIKFNDTAMAVVNKIISNYPEGKQKSALLPVLHIAQAEFGGWLSPEVMDYVASILKIKPIEVFEVASFYTMYNLKPVGKCVIEVCQTSSCWLNGADDIVKHIEKKLNIKVGETSKDGMFTLKTAECLGSCGTAPMMQIGASYHENLTYSKVDNLLEKYKSEGKQRNYTDHDYNNTL from the coding sequence ATGGGATCACAAGTACACGGAACGCAAACGTTTGATAAAAAGAAAAGGGACGAAATAAAATTCAATGATACAGCAATGGCTGTAGTGAATAAAATTATTTCGAATTACCCGGAAGGAAAACAAAAATCTGCTTTACTGCCTGTATTGCACATTGCTCAGGCGGAATTTGGCGGTTGGTTAAGTCCTGAAGTAATGGATTATGTGGCCTCCATTTTAAAAATTAAACCCATTGAAGTTTTTGAAGTGGCCTCTTTCTACACCATGTATAATTTAAAACCTGTAGGCAAGTGCGTGATCGAAGTTTGCCAAACTTCATCGTGTTGGTTGAATGGCGCTGATGATATTGTAAAGCACATAGAAAAAAAATTAAATATAAAAGTGGGAGAAACTTCAAAGGATGGCATGTTTACTTTAAAAACAGCTGAGTGTTTAGGTTCTTGTGGAACTGCTCCTATGATGCAAATTGGCGCAAGCTATCATGAAAATCTTACTTATTCCAAAGTGGATAATTTGCTTGAAAAATATAAATCAGAAGGCAAACAAAGAAATTATACCGATCACGATTATAACAACACATTGTAA
- a CDS encoding NADH-quinone oxidoreductase subunit C, which yields MSQEFLNTLTEKLNSIAPGAVESSDYSLDFPSITVKKETIHEVLSILKNDETFNFHFLTDLTGIQTADEKQLGVIYHLHNMPKNIRVRVKTFMPIDKPEIPTATDLWDGANWMERETFDFYGVRFKGHPNLKRILNVDEMDIFPLRKEFPLEDQTREDKSDKMFGR from the coding sequence ATGAGTCAGGAATTTTTAAATACACTTACTGAAAAATTGAATTCAATAGCTCCCGGTGCAGTTGAAAGCAGTGATTATTCATTAGATTTCCCTTCTATTACAGTTAAGAAGGAAACCATACACGAAGTGTTAAGTATTTTAAAAAACGATGAAACATTCAATTTCCATTTTTTAACTGACTTAACCGGAATTCAAACAGCCGATGAAAAACAATTAGGCGTTATTTATCATTTACACAACATGCCAAAAAATATTCGTGTTCGAGTAAAAACATTTATGCCTATTGACAAACCGGAAATTCCTACCGCAACTGATTTATGGGATGGAGCCAACTGGATGGAAAGAGAAACATTTGATTTTTACGGAGTACGCTTTAAAGGACATCCCAATTTAAAACGAATTTTAAATGTGGATGAAATGGACATTTTTCCACTCAGAAAAGAATTCCCGTTGGAGGATCAAACGCGTGAAGATAAAAGCGATAAAATGTTCGGAAGATAA